The following are encoded together in the Actinomycetota bacterium genome:
- a CDS encoding aspartate 1-decarboxylase: MFRTLLKSKIHRATVTEANLDYPGSITIDEALLEAADIINHEKVQVVNVTNGLRLETYAISGERGSGVVCINGAAARLMHKGDIIIVLTYAIMDEPKAKSFVPKIVHVSADNRLISAGDYTAPFDNC; the protein is encoded by the coding sequence TTGTTTAGAACGCTTCTTAAGAGCAAGATTCATAGGGCGACTGTGACCGAGGCCAATCTCGATTATCCGGGCAGCATAACCATAGATGAGGCGCTTTTGGAGGCTGCCGACATCATAAATCACGAGAAGGTCCAGGTGGTTAACGTGACTAACGGTTTGCGGCTGGAGACCTATGCCATCAGCGGAGAGCGCGGCAGCGGCGTCGTCTGCATCAATGGAGCGGCCGCCCGCCTGATGCACAAGGGAGACATCATCATCGTCCTTACCTACGCTATCATGGATGAGCCAAAAGCGAAGTCGTTCGTTCCAAAGATAGTCCACGTGAGCGCGGATAACAGATTGATAAGTGCGGGCGACTACACCGCCCCCTTCGATAACTGTTGA